One window of Triticum dicoccoides isolate Atlit2015 ecotype Zavitan chromosome 5A, WEW_v2.0, whole genome shotgun sequence genomic DNA carries:
- the LOC119299656 gene encoding ras-related protein RABB1c-like, translating to MVTIGKKKIKLQIWDTAGQEAFRSITKSYYRGAAAALLVYDITRRETFNHVASWLEEMREQADGNNNITIMLVGNKSDLGQRRAVSTEEGEQFAKENGLAFMETSARTRHNVEEAFLQSTSMVYEKIQEGAIDLSKCSGVTPGVDELCNLDRDTLPSGA from the exons ATGGTCACCATCGGCAAGAAGAAAATAAAGCTTCAGATCTGGGACACG GCAGGTCAGGAGGCTTTCAGGTCAATCACAAAATCCTACTACAGAGGTGCGGCCGCGGCTCTCCTGGTTTATGACATCACCAG GAGGGAAACCTTCAACCACGTCGCGAGCTGGCTGGAAGAAATGAGGGAGCAGGCGGACGGCAACAACAACATCACCATCATGCTGGTCGGAAACAAATCAGATTTAGGTCAGAGGCGGGCCGTCAGCACGGAAGAGGGCGAGCAGTTCGCCAAGGAGAACGGCCTCGCCTTCATGGAGACCTCGGCCAGGACCCGGCACAACGTGGAGGAG GCATTCCTTCAGAGCACGTCCATGGTGTACGAGAAGATCCAGGAAGGCGCCATCGATCTCTCCAAG TGTAGTGGTGTCACGCCCGGAGTTGATGAATTATGCAACCTTGACAGGGACACGCTGCCGTCTGGAGCCTAA
- the LOC119297489 gene encoding zinc transporter 2-like: MGMSSATSSRHLLLLVLWLSASASTAWAHGGGGHGDGDADGGAKAKPDLRAPGLVAVKLWCLALVFAGTLAGGVSPYFMRWNEAFLALGTQFAGGVILGTAMMHFLSDADETFGDLAPHSEYPFASMLACAGYVLTMLAECVVSSVVARGPGRTAPSAGALEEGKLSSTDDNSIEPQTSDEHGPSTASMLRNASTIGDGLLLIAALCFHSVFEGIAIGVAETEADAWKALWTISLHKILAAIAMGISLLRMLPDRPLLSCFGYAFAFAVSSSIGVAVGILVDATTEGRVADWIYAISMGLATGIFVYVSINHLLAKGYRPQRPVAADTPVGRWLAVALGVGVIAVVMIWDA; the protein is encoded by the exons ATGGGCATGTCATCGGCCACCAGCTCCCGCCACCTCCTCCTTCTCGTCCTTTGGCTCAGCGCGTCCGCGAGCACTGCCTGGGCCCATGGAGGTGGCGGACACGGCGACGGCGACGCGGACGGCGGCGCGAAGGCGAAGCCGGATCTGCGGGCGCCGGGGCTGGTGGCGGTGAAGCTTTGGTGCCTGGCACTGGTGTTCGCGGGCACCCTGGCCGGCGGCGTGTCCCCCTACTTCATGCGGTGGAACGAGGCGTTCCTGGCGCTGGGCACGCAGTTCGCCGGCGGGGTCATCCTCGGCACCGCCATGATGCACTTCCTCAGCGACGCCGACGAGACCTTCGGGGACCTCGCCCCCCACAGCGAGTACCCGTTCGCCTCCATGCTCGCCTGCGCCGGGTACGTCCTCACCATGCTCGCCGAGTGCGTCGTCTCCTCCGTCGTCGCGCGCGGCCCCGGCCGGACCGCCCCGAGTGCAG GAGCGCTGGAGGAGGGCAAGCTGAGCAGCACCGATGACAACAGCATCGAACCACAAACATCT GACGAGCACGGACCGTCGACTGCATCCATGCTGCGCAACGCGAGCACCATCGGCGACGGCCTGCTCCTCATCGCCGCGCTCTGCTTCCACTCCGTCTTCGAAGGCATCGCCATTGGAGTTGCCG AGACGGAAGCCGACGCGTGGAAGGCGCTGTGGACCATCAGCCTGCACAAGATCTTGGCCGCGATCGCCATGGGCATCTCGCTGCTCCGGATGCTCCCCGAccgccccctcctctcctgcttcGGCTacgccttcgccttcgccgtctccAGCTCCATCGGCGTCGCCGTCGGCAtactcgtcgacgccaccacggaggGCCGGGTGGCCGACTGGATCTATGCCATCTCCATGGGCCTCGCCACGGGCATCTTTGTCTACGTCTCCATCAACCACCTCCTCGCCAAGGGGTACAGGCCCCAGAGGCCCGTCGCCGCCGACACCCCCGTCGGCCGGTGGCTCGCCGTTGCGCTTGGCGTCGGTGTCATCGCGGTCGTCATGATATGGGACGCCTGA